In Deltaproteobacteria bacterium GWC2_55_46, a single window of DNA contains:
- a CDS encoding glycine dehydrogenase (aminomethyl-transferring): MEANGAKGLILEEPVIFEKSSAGRVGVEPPPADVPETDPAKVIPRRLLRAAIDGFPDVSEMDAVRHYTRLSQWNFGVDSGFYPLGSCTMKYNPKINETAAKLPGFSLLHPYQPVEMTQGALEIMHSLEGYLAEISGMDAVTLQPSAGAHGELCGLLTIAAYYRAIGKPRTKIIIPDTAHGTNPASSHLAGFKVVPVKTEGRGTLPAEAVAAVMDEETAGVMLTNPNTIGLFEKNIKEIAEIVHAKGGFVYGDGANLNALMGLTKLGEIGVDVVQFNLHKTFSTPHGGGGPGSGPVGVRKPLEPFLPVPRIKKEGGRYSLDFNRPQSIGRMKSFYGNFSIMVRAYTYIRRMGGEGLKRATETAILNANYVKERLKGTYHLAFDEPCMHECVFSDRLQLGNGVSTMDIAKRLIDYGYHPPTVYFPLVVPGAIMVEPTETETIETLDKFIDVMKAIAEEAKTDPELLKNAPTKTKIRRVDETRAAREPVLRWKK; encoded by the coding sequence ATGGAAGCTAACGGCGCAAAAGGGCTCATCCTGGAAGAGCCTGTGATATTCGAGAAGTCCTCTGCCGGCAGGGTAGGCGTAGAGCCTCCGCCAGCGGATGTACCGGAGACAGACCCGGCGAAGGTCATACCCAGGAGGCTTTTAAGGGCTGCCATCGACGGCTTCCCGGACGTCTCTGAGATGGACGCCGTCCGCCACTACACGAGGCTTTCGCAGTGGAACTTCGGCGTGGACTCCGGCTTTTATCCGCTCGGCTCGTGCACGATGAAGTACAACCCCAAGATAAACGAGACTGCGGCGAAGCTCCCCGGCTTCTCGCTCCTCCACCCGTATCAGCCAGTCGAGATGACGCAAGGGGCGCTCGAGATAATGCACTCCCTCGAAGGCTATCTGGCCGAGATAAGCGGCATGGACGCGGTAACGCTCCAGCCTTCCGCGGGGGCGCACGGAGAGCTCTGCGGCCTTTTGACTATCGCCGCCTACTACAGGGCCATCGGCAAGCCCCGTACCAAGATAATCATACCGGACACCGCCCACGGCACTAACCCGGCAAGCTCGCACCTCGCGGGCTTCAAGGTCGTGCCCGTCAAGACCGAAGGCAGGGGCACCCTTCCAGCCGAGGCGGTAGCGGCTGTGATGGACGAGGAGACCGCCGGTGTGATGCTCACGAACCCGAACACCATCGGCCTCTTCGAGAAGAACATAAAAGAGATAGCCGAGATCGTCCACGCGAAAGGCGGCTTTGTATACGGCGACGGGGCGAACCTCAACGCCCTTATGGGCCTCACAAAGCTCGGCGAGATAGGGGTTGACGTGGTGCAGTTCAACCTGCACAAGACCTTCTCGACCCCGCACGGCGGAGGCGGCCCTGGAAGCGGCCCGGTCGGCGTAAGAAAGCCGCTTGAGCCATTCTTGCCTGTGCCAAGGATAAAAAAAGAGGGCGGCAGGTACAGCCTGGATTTCAACCGCCCGCAGTCTATTGGCAGGATGAAGTCGTTCTACGGTAACTTCTCGATAATGGTCCGCGCATACACCTATATAAGGAGAATGGGCGGGGAAGGGCTGAAGAGGGCGACCGAGACCGCCATACTCAACGCCAATTACGTGAAAGAGCGGCTCAAGGGCACCTACCACCTCGCCTTTGACGAGCCCTGCATGCATGAGTGCGTATTCTCCGACAGATTGCAGCTCGGCAACGGCGTTTCAACGATGGACATCGCAAAGAGGTTGATAGACTATGGCTATCACCCGCCGACGGTCTACTTCCCGCTCGTTGTGCCTGGCGCGATAATGGTCGAGCCTACGGAGACCGAGACGATAGAGACACTCGATAAGTTCATAGACGTTATGAAGGCCATCGCAGAAGAGGCGAAGACAGACCCGGAGCTGCTGAAGAACGCGCCGACTAAGACCAAGATAAGAAGGGTCGACGAGACAAGGGCGGCGAGGGAGCCGGTCCTGAGGTGGAAAAAATAG
- a CDS encoding glycine cleavage system protein H produces MEFPKDLKYTKEHEWIKVEGKTATVGITDYAQDSLGDVVYVELPQEGGSVTKHEPFGVVESVKAVSDLYSPVSGSVTEVNDAIIDSPEVINEDPYGDAWMIKVEISSNSDLDDLLTADEYQKFIEEEK; encoded by the coding sequence ATGGAGTTCCCCAAGGACCTTAAATACACCAAGGAACACGAATGGATTAAGGTCGAAGGAAAGACCGCGACCGTCGGAATAACCGATTACGCCCAGGACTCTCTCGGCGATGTCGTCTATGTCGAGCTTCCCCAGGAAGGCGGCAGCGTAACAAAGCACGAGCCCTTCGGCGTGGTCGAGTCTGTAAAGGCCGTATCTGACCTCTACTCGCCGGTAAGCGGCAGCGTCACAGAGGTAAACGACGCGATAATCGACAGCCCGGAGGTCATAAACGAAGACCCTTACGGCGACGCGTGGATGATAAAGGTGGAGATATCCAGCAACAGCGACCTTGATGACCTTCTTACCGCTGACGAGTACCAGAAGTTCATCGAAGAAGAGAAGTAA
- a CDS encoding Rrf2 family transcriptional regulator, with translation MLQLTRDGEYAVRAIIFLASQPEGKISLITEIAEAEEVPKSYLSKIMQHLVRSGLVRSRRGINGGFMLAKPADSITLRQAIEAIEGPIFLNICLVRKGECHMDDFCPVHPVWHEAQKKLFEVLDGKTIAQLAKEGEALAKGSARGRKKTR, from the coding sequence ATGCTCCAGCTTACCAGGGACGGTGAATACGCCGTAAGGGCCATCATCTTCCTCGCCTCCCAGCCAGAGGGAAAGATATCCCTCATAACCGAAATAGCCGAGGCCGAAGAGGTACCGAAAAGCTATCTATCCAAGATAATGCAGCACCTGGTGCGCTCCGGCCTCGTGAGGTCGAGACGGGGCATCAACGGTGGCTTCATGCTGGCAAAGCCCGCCGATTCCATAACCCTTCGGCAGGCGATCGAGGCCATAGAAGGGCCTATTTTCCTCAATATCTGCCTTGTAAGGAAGGGCGAATGCCACATGGACGATTTCTGCCCGGTGCACCCGGTCTGGCATGAGGCCCAGAAAAAACTCTTCGAGGTCCTTGACGGCAAGACCATCGCCCAGCTCGCGAAAGAAGGCGAGGCGCTGGCAAAGGGCTCGGCACGGGGCAGAAAAAAAACCAGATAG
- a CDS encoding tetraacyldisaccharide 4'-kinase, protein MSIARKLEASMRAREIGQASHAFLYPLSLLYGLGVRARLVSYRLGLLRSRSLPVKVVSVGNLTVGGTGKTPVTIFLAEFFKKDGKRVAILSRGYKGGARGPSVVSDGFDILMGPREAGDEPYLMASRLPGVPVVVCPDRVRGGEFIMERFSPNVLLLDDAFQHLRLERDINIVLLDSREGFGNGYMLPRGTLREPVSALKRADFAMIKGGAPVGRTWETLHEYSIPYIPFAYRAERLYNIASGEELPLASLLGQKVLAVSGIARPESFKESLACLGAQVAESMDFPDHHSYTEADARGMEQRRAEMIVTTEKDAVKLKGLVKTLPVFALKVEVDIDQGLLNSSVAPILRGVF, encoded by the coding sequence GTGTCGATTGCCAGGAAATTGGAGGCGAGCATGAGGGCGCGGGAGATCGGCCAGGCCTCCCATGCCTTCCTCTACCCCCTTTCGTTGCTCTATGGCCTTGGCGTGCGAGCGCGCCTTGTCTCATACAGGCTCGGCCTCCTTCGATCGCGCTCGCTCCCGGTGAAGGTCGTCTCGGTCGGAAACCTTACCGTTGGCGGCACGGGCAAGACCCCGGTAACCATCTTCCTTGCCGAATTTTTCAAGAAAGACGGAAAGAGAGTCGCTATCTTAAGCCGCGGGTACAAGGGCGGCGCCAGGGGCCCTTCGGTAGTATCGGACGGTTTTGATATCCTGATGGGGCCCAGGGAGGCCGGGGACGAGCCCTATCTCATGGCCTCGCGCTTACCCGGAGTGCCGGTCGTCGTCTGCCCGGACAGGGTAAGGGGGGGCGAGTTTATAATGGAGAGGTTTTCGCCAAACGTCCTCCTTCTTGACGACGCCTTCCAGCACCTGAGGCTCGAACGCGATATCAATATCGTCCTTCTTGACTCCAGGGAAGGCTTCGGCAACGGGTATATGCTGCCCAGAGGAACGCTTCGCGAGCCGGTATCGGCTCTTAAGAGGGCGGATTTCGCAATGATAAAGGGCGGGGCCCCTGTGGGAAGGACCTGGGAGACGCTCCATGAGTACTCCATCCCTTACATCCCGTTTGCCTACAGGGCAGAGCGCCTGTACAACATCGCCTCCGGGGAAGAGCTGCCGCTCGCCTCTTTGCTTGGGCAAAAGGTTTTAGCCGTCTCCGGGATAGCCAGGCCAGAGTCGTTCAAGGAGAGCCTTGCCTGTCTCGGGGCTCAAGTAGCCGAAAGCATGGATTTTCCTGACCACCATTCATATACCGAAGCCGACGCGAGGGGCATGGAGCAAAGGCGCGCCGAGATGATCGTCACCACTGAAAAAGACGCGGTCAAGCTCAAGGGGCTTGTAAAAACGCTCCCGGTTTTCGCTCTCAAGGTCGAGGTGGATATAGACCAGGGCCTTCTCAACTCCTCTGTCGCGCCTATCTTGAGAGGGGTGTTTTGA
- a CDS encoding peptidase M48: MEYSLAIIISLFVAAAGFGYALEALNLRHLRKKGANVPRGFEGHIDQAFLERSRDYTVEQTRFSIAESIAGNAITLVFVLLLLEPYDRWVASFGAGFVTSGLLFFVLILFAQTLIGAPWGLYRTFRIEKKYGFSQMTSRLWIADLAKALAISTAMTALLVSAGLWIVKASPGLWWFWVWCLFLGATVFMMYISPYVIEPLFNRFEEVDDPGLEEGIRSVMEKAGIRVRRVQKIDASRRTAHTNAYFTGIGKVKRIVLYDTLMEKLEGPEIISVLAHETGHWRGRHLLKTLLLIEAISLAALYLSYAAISSGLLERAFGFEGASFYAQAVMLGFLAPVAAFPLGPLLAWVSRRHEREADDYALRVSGDPGAVASALVKLTRDNLSNLYPHPLYAAFYYSHPPMAERVRRIRESEERGFRRI, encoded by the coding sequence ATGGAATATTCGCTCGCGATAATAATAAGCCTGTTTGTCGCTGCCGCAGGCTTCGGGTACGCGCTCGAGGCGTTGAACCTGAGGCACTTGAGGAAAAAAGGCGCTAATGTGCCTCGAGGCTTCGAGGGGCATATCGACCAGGCGTTCCTTGAGCGCTCCAGGGATTACACGGTCGAGCAGACGAGGTTTTCGATCGCCGAGTCGATAGCCGGCAACGCTATCACGCTCGTATTCGTCTTGTTGCTGTTGGAGCCTTATGACAGGTGGGTGGCGTCGTTCGGGGCCGGCTTTGTAACCTCCGGGCTCCTCTTTTTCGTCTTGATCCTGTTCGCGCAGACGCTTATCGGGGCGCCATGGGGCCTTTACCGCACCTTCAGGATAGAGAAAAAATACGGCTTCAGCCAGATGACGTCGCGCCTCTGGATAGCGGACCTTGCCAAGGCCCTCGCCATCTCTACGGCAATGACAGCGCTGCTCGTCTCCGCCGGGCTCTGGATTGTAAAGGCAAGCCCGGGGCTGTGGTGGTTCTGGGTATGGTGCCTTTTCCTGGGCGCGACGGTCTTCATGATGTATATATCACCGTATGTAATAGAGCCGCTCTTCAACAGGTTCGAGGAGGTAGACGACCCCGGCCTTGAAGAGGGGATAAGAAGCGTGATGGAAAAGGCGGGGATAAGGGTCAGGCGGGTTCAGAAGATCGACGCCTCGAGGCGGACCGCGCACACGAACGCCTACTTCACAGGCATAGGGAAGGTAAAAAGGATAGTCCTCTACGATACTCTAATGGAGAAGCTCGAAGGCCCGGAGATAATCTCCGTCCTCGCGCACGAGACGGGCCACTGGAGGGGAAGGCACCTCCTTAAGACGCTTCTCCTTATCGAGGCCATAAGCCTTGCCGCGCTTTATCTCTCCTACGCGGCGATAAGTAGCGGGCTCCTGGAGAGGGCTTTCGGATTCGAGGGGGCATCATTCTATGCCCAGGCGGTCATGCTCGGCTTTTTAGCCCCTGTCGCGGCCTTTCCATTGGGGCCGCTTCTCGCCTGGGTCTCCAGAAGGCACGAGAGGGAGGCGGACGATTACGCGCTCAGGGTCTCTGGCGATCCAGGGGCGGTTGCCAGCGCCCTTGTGAAGCTTACCAGGGACAACCTGTCAAACCTTTACCCGCACCCGCTTTACGCGGCGTTCTACTATTCTCACCCTCCAATGGCAGAGCGTGTCCGGAGGATAAGGGAGTCGGAGGAAAGGGGGTTCAGACGTATATGA
- a CDS encoding glycine dehydrogenase (aminomethyl-transferring), whose product MPYIPHTEEDIQKILQAVGATRVEEILSQLPAALRLKTPLDLPRGLSEQELLCHLKDLSAKNTTVEEYSSFLGAGAYNHYIPAIVDSIISRSEFYTSYTPYQPELSQGTLQAIFEYQTLVCQLTGMDVSNASLYDGASAVAEAALMARRITGKDGIILSSSLHPEYRETVKTYLAGTGDSLSEVMYCTETGATLPGAVEAAMVDSTACVVVQHPNFFGCVEDVEALSEVVHRKKAILIVVVNEAVSLGLLKPPGESGCDIVVGENQSFGNPLSYGGPYLGFMATKTEFVRQMPGRIIGQTVDRDGKRAFCLTFATREQHIRRERATSNICTNHGLSALAASVHMVGLGSQGLQRLARLNLSKAEYLKDKITGAGAEIAFTSPTFNEFTVKVGKDPDSVLNALLRKKIIGGVVLKRFYPSLDRHILVAATEMNSKDEMDRFAQVLKGA is encoded by the coding sequence GTGCCCTACATACCCCACACCGAAGAGGACATCCAAAAGATACTTCAGGCGGTCGGCGCAACCAGGGTTGAGGAGATACTCTCCCAGCTGCCGGCCGCTTTGAGGCTTAAAACCCCCCTTGACCTTCCCAGGGGGCTCTCCGAGCAGGAGCTTCTCTGCCATCTCAAGGACCTTAGCGCGAAGAACACTACCGTAGAGGAATATTCGAGCTTCCTTGGCGCGGGCGCGTATAACCATTACATACCGGCGATAGTAGACAGCATTATTTCAAGGTCAGAGTTCTATACCTCTTATACGCCATACCAGCCGGAGCTGTCGCAGGGCACCCTTCAGGCTATCTTCGAGTACCAAACGCTCGTCTGCCAGCTTACGGGCATGGACGTAAGCAACGCCTCTCTTTACGACGGCGCCTCAGCCGTTGCCGAGGCGGCCCTCATGGCCCGGAGGATCACCGGCAAGGACGGGATAATATTATCGAGCTCACTGCACCCTGAGTACAGGGAGACCGTAAAGACCTACCTTGCAGGCACAGGCGACAGCCTCTCGGAAGTGATGTACTGCACCGAGACCGGAGCGACGCTCCCTGGCGCCGTAGAGGCTGCCATGGTGGACTCTACCGCCTGCGTCGTCGTCCAGCACCCGAACTTTTTCGGCTGCGTTGAGGATGTAGAGGCGCTCTCAGAGGTCGTGCACCGCAAGAAAGCCATCCTTATAGTGGTCGTAAACGAGGCCGTCTCCCTTGGCCTCCTTAAGCCGCCCGGAGAGTCGGGCTGCGATATAGTAGTCGGAGAGAACCAGTCTTTCGGAAACCCGTTGAGCTACGGCGGCCCTTACCTGGGCTTCATGGCTACAAAAACAGAATTCGTCCGCCAGATGCCTGGACGCATCATCGGCCAGACGGTAGACAGGGACGGCAAGAGGGCGTTCTGCCTCACCTTCGCCACAAGGGAACAGCACATAAGAAGGGAGCGGGCCACCTCCAACATATGCACGAACCACGGCCTAAGCGCCCTTGCGGCCTCGGTCCACATGGTCGGGCTCGGCTCCCAGGGCCTGCAGAGGCTCGCGAGGCTTAACCTCTCAAAGGCCGAATATCTCAAGGATAAGATCACCGGGGCAGGGGCAGAGATAGCTTTCACCTCTCCTACCTTTAACGAGTTCACGGTAAAGGTAGGCAAAGACCCTGATTCAGTATTGAACGCCCTCTTGAGAAAGAAGATAATCGGGGGGGTAGTCTTAAAGAGGTTCTACCCGTCGCTCGACCGTCATATCCTCGTGGCCGCAACCGAGATGAACTCGAAAGACGAGATGGACAGGTTCGCGCAGGTGCTTAAAGGGGCATAA
- a CDS encoding pyruvate kinase, whose translation MTIPKRKTKIIATIGPSSAPPEVIEGLMRAGADVFRLNLSHGTRSVHGQVISTIRQVSEKLNIPVAILLDLQGPKIRVGRLRSPSIELKAGQEITIVARDPDGDASMISTTYSDLYRDVSPGNRILMDDGLIEAAVLGVEGESIRCRVVYGGELKENKGMNLPGVNVSAPCLSEKDMADLAFGIENGVDYIALSFVRKAADVARVKDIIKAREADIPVIAKIEKAEAVEDLDAILDESDGIMIARGDLGVELSTEEVPVLQKKLTARANEAGKIVITATQMMETMITNPRPTRAEASDVANAVFDGTDALMLSGETAVGSYPVKSVEIMVRIVKEAEEAALAHKHLLRRKDGMFGSFAQAVAFAAHAASTEVRPKAIVVFTQTGETARLLSKLRPATPIIAFTNQERTQRRAALLWGVTSYKVDFGAHTDEMICRGETALLDNGLADFGDTVVIVSGTKVGMRGATNMMKIDWIGSDECKVYLKSGRVP comes from the coding sequence ATGACGATCCCCAAAAGAAAGACCAAGATTATCGCTACTATAGGCCCGTCCTCGGCCCCGCCTGAGGTGATCGAAGGGCTCATGCGCGCGGGGGCCGACGTCTTCCGGCTTAACCTCTCGCACGGGACAAGGTCTGTCCACGGCCAGGTCATCTCTACCATACGCCAGGTCTCTGAAAAACTCAATATCCCGGTAGCCATACTCCTTGACCTGCAGGGGCCCAAGATAAGGGTGGGGCGCCTCCGCAGCCCATCCATAGAGCTCAAGGCCGGGCAGGAGATAACTATCGTAGCCCGCGACCCGGACGGGGATGCATCGATGATATCGACCACCTATTCCGACCTTTACAGGGACGTATCGCCCGGCAACAGGATACTTATGGACGACGGCCTCATAGAGGCGGCGGTCCTCGGTGTGGAGGGCGAGTCTATCCGTTGCAGGGTCGTCTACGGTGGAGAGCTCAAGGAGAACAAGGGCATGAACCTGCCCGGAGTGAACGTGAGCGCTCCCTGCCTTTCAGAGAAGGACATGGCCGACCTGGCCTTTGGCATAGAGAACGGGGTTGATTACATCGCCCTTTCTTTCGTCAGGAAGGCGGCGGACGTGGCGAGGGTAAAGGATATCATAAAGGCCAGGGAGGCCGATATCCCCGTCATAGCAAAGATAGAGAAGGCCGAGGCGGTGGAAGACCTCGATGCCATACTCGATGAGTCTGACGGGATAATGATAGCGAGGGGCGACCTCGGCGTGGAGCTATCCACCGAAGAGGTGCCGGTATTGCAGAAAAAGCTCACCGCGCGCGCCAACGAGGCCGGGAAGATAGTCATCACGGCCACACAGATGATGGAGACGATGATAACCAACCCGAGGCCCACAAGGGCCGAGGCCTCTGACGTCGCCAACGCGGTCTTTGACGGCACCGACGCGTTGATGCTCTCCGGAGAGACGGCGGTCGGGAGCTATCCGGTAAAATCGGTCGAGATAATGGTAAGGATCGTAAAAGAGGCTGAAGAGGCGGCGCTGGCGCACAAGCACCTTTTACGCAGAAAAGACGGCATGTTCGGCTCTTTCGCCCAGGCGGTCGCCTTTGCCGCCCATGCCGCTTCAACCGAGGTCAGGCCGAAGGCCATAGTCGTTTTCACCCAGACAGGTGAGACTGCAAGGCTCCTTTCAAAGCTCCGGCCCGCTACCCCGATAATCGCCTTCACCAACCAGGAGCGGACGCAGAGGAGGGCGGCCCTCCTGTGGGGCGTAACATCTTACAAGGTGGATTTCGGGGCGCATACTGACGAGATGATATGCAGGGGAGAGACCGCTCTGCTGGATAACGGCCTCGCTGATTTCGGGGATACGGTCGTCATCGTCTCAGGCACGAAGGTCGGCATGAGGGGCGCCACCAACATGATGAAGATAGACTGGATCGGAAGCGATGAGTGCAAGGTATATCTTAAGAGCGGCAGGGTGCCTTAG
- a CDS encoding alpha-glucan phosphorylase: protein MQLIEELTAESKIAYFSMEVGFRNDIPTYSGGLGVLAGDTIKSAADLNLPMVAVSLIYRKGYFRQELDEFGKQTEFPEKWNPAEHMRLLPQRIKVTIEGREVAVQAWVYFVTSLVTQWKVPIFFLDTDVPENSPEDRAITDQLYGGDDRYRLKQEIVLGIGGVLMLRSLGFRIKKYHMNEGHAAFLTLELLQRYKRDIEAVWDEREVWDVERVKDLCVFTTHTPVEAGHDRFSYELVKEVLGEPMPLEVLKELAGSGKLNMTLLAMNLSQYMNGVAKKHSEVSKVLFPGYKIQAITNGVHTFTWVSEPFAKLYDKYLPGWANEPELFVRISKIPEEELWGAHMEAKRKLIDYVNETTGAGMDYETLTIGFARRATAYKRASLLFWDIERLRKIGKKKLQIIYAGKAHPNDMDGKKNIEEIMKKARSLKGDIKIVYLQNYNMDLALKLVSGVDVWLNTPMRPREASGTSGMKAAHNGVLNFSILDGWWIEGHIEGYTGWSIGPAPTESSLSASTDELDAEDLYTKLEKEVIPAYYDNRHIWLRMMENAIGKIAYYFNSHRMMRRYVTEAYIR from the coding sequence ATGCAGCTCATTGAGGAGCTTACGGCTGAGTCCAAGATAGCCTACTTTTCAATGGAGGTGGGCTTCAGGAACGACATACCCACCTACAGCGGCGGCCTTGGCGTACTCGCCGGAGACACCATCAAATCGGCGGCTGACCTTAACCTGCCGATGGTCGCCGTGAGCCTCATATACCGTAAGGGCTACTTTAGACAAGAGCTCGACGAGTTTGGAAAGCAGACGGAGTTTCCGGAGAAATGGAACCCTGCCGAGCACATGAGGCTCCTGCCTCAGAGGATAAAGGTCACCATAGAGGGCAGGGAGGTGGCTGTCCAGGCCTGGGTCTACTTCGTAACAAGCCTGGTCACCCAATGGAAGGTGCCCATCTTCTTTCTCGACACCGACGTGCCTGAGAACAGCCCCGAGGACAGGGCCATAACAGACCAGCTCTACGGCGGGGACGACAGGTACAGGCTCAAGCAGGAGATAGTCCTCGGCATCGGGGGCGTGCTCATGCTCCGGTCCCTGGGCTTCAGGATAAAAAAGTACCACATGAACGAAGGGCACGCCGCCTTCCTGACGCTTGAGCTGCTTCAAAGGTACAAGCGCGACATAGAGGCCGTATGGGACGAAAGGGAGGTCTGGGACGTCGAGCGCGTAAAAGACCTTTGCGTCTTTACGACCCACACCCCAGTGGAGGCCGGACACGACAGGTTCTCTTACGAGCTTGTGAAGGAGGTGCTCGGAGAGCCGATGCCGCTGGAAGTCCTCAAAGAGCTTGCCGGTAGCGGAAAGCTCAACATGACGCTCCTTGCCATGAACCTGAGCCAGTACATGAACGGGGTCGCCAAAAAGCACAGCGAGGTGTCCAAGGTGCTTTTCCCCGGCTACAAGATACAGGCCATAACCAACGGCGTGCACACCTTTACCTGGGTCTCGGAGCCTTTCGCGAAACTCTACGACAAATACCTGCCCGGATGGGCGAACGAGCCAGAGCTCTTCGTCAGGATATCGAAGATACCCGAAGAGGAGCTATGGGGCGCCCACATGGAGGCCAAGAGGAAGCTTATAGACTACGTCAACGAGACGACAGGGGCTGGAATGGACTATGAGACCCTGACCATAGGGTTCGCCCGCAGGGCCACCGCCTACAAGAGGGCGAGCCTCCTTTTCTGGGACATCGAGCGCCTCAGGAAGATAGGGAAAAAGAAGCTTCAGATAATATACGCGGGCAAGGCCCACCCCAACGACATGGACGGGAAGAAGAACATAGAAGAGATAATGAAGAAGGCGCGCTCCCTCAAGGGCGACATAAAGATAGTCTATCTCCAGAACTACAACATGGACCTCGCATTGAAGCTCGTCTCGGGCGTGGACGTATGGCTCAATACCCCGATGAGGCCGAGGGAGGCCTCAGGCACAAGCGGGATGAAGGCCGCGCACAACGGCGTGCTTAACTTCAGCATCCTCGACGGCTGGTGGATAGAGGGGCATATAGAGGGATATACAGGATGGTCCATAGGACCTGCCCCGACCGAGAGCTCGCTTTCGGCCTCGACGGACGAGCTCGACGCCGAAGACCTTTACACAAAGCTCGAAAAAGAGGTCATCCCGGCCTACTACGATAACCGGCACATATGGCTCCGCATGATGGAGAACGCAATAGGAAAGATCGCCTACTACTTCAACTCGCACAGGATGATGAGGAGGTACGTAACGGAGGCGTATATAAGGTAG
- a CDS encoding glycosyl transferase family 1 has protein sequence MASALAGRKMLHINSTAAGGGVAELLIRMVPLLRGLGIEVRWEVMQATRPFFEVTKGIHNSLQGRGEPLTNEMWETYREVNRENAARIDLDADLVVIHDPQPAMFIDFKKRGTWVWRCHIDISAPEKMTWQFLKYLVARYDGSIFSVSGFAQSLPIHQFLMQPTIDPLAEKNIHLEDEEVRSVYARLGVPMDKPILLQVSRFDPFKDPIGVIESYRLAKKYHDCALVLAGGTATDDPEGERVLAEVQEKAAGDPDIHILLLPPFSDREVNALQRGATIVLQKSTREGFGLVVAEALWKKKPVIAGNVGGIPLQVIEGTTGFLVHSVEGTAYRIRQLLEDPERARRMGEAGREHIRRNFLITRNVRNYLGIWTALERKEEKVIYV, from the coding sequence ATGGCCTCCGCCCTTGCGGGCAGGAAGATGCTCCATATCAATTCTACCGCCGCCGGCGGAGGTGTAGCCGAACTCCTCATCAGGATGGTCCCCCTTTTAAGGGGGCTCGGCATTGAGGTCAGGTGGGAGGTCATGCAGGCCACCCGCCCCTTCTTCGAGGTCACGAAGGGCATACACAACTCTTTGCAAGGCAGGGGAGAGCCTCTCACGAATGAGATGTGGGAGACATACCGGGAGGTAAACAGGGAGAACGCCGCGAGGATCGACCTTGACGCCGACCTGGTGGTCATCCACGACCCGCAGCCGGCCATGTTCATCGACTTCAAAAAGCGGGGCACATGGGTATGGAGATGCCATATAGACATATCAGCCCCGGAGAAGATGACCTGGCAGTTCCTGAAGTACCTGGTCGCCAGGTATGACGGCTCCATATTTTCAGTATCGGGCTTTGCCCAGTCGCTGCCCATACACCAGTTCCTGATGCAGCCCACTATCGACCCTCTGGCCGAAAAGAACATCCACCTCGAAGACGAAGAGGTACGCTCGGTATACGCAAGGCTCGGAGTGCCGATGGACAAGCCGATACTTCTGCAGGTATCGAGGTTCGACCCGTTCAAAGACCCCATCGGAGTTATCGAATCGTACAGGCTGGCGAAAAAGTACCACGACTGCGCCCTTGTGCTCGCCGGAGGTACGGCCACTGACGACCCTGAAGGAGAAAGGGTCCTGGCAGAGGTTCAGGAGAAGGCGGCCGGCGACCCGGACATACACATACTTCTTCTGCCTCCGTTCAGCGACCGCGAGGTGAACGCGCTTCAGAGGGGGGCCACCATAGTCCTGCAGAAATCCACGAGGGAGGGCTTCGGCCTGGTCGTCGCCGAAGCGCTATGGAAAAAAAAGCCTGTCATCGCGGGCAACGTGGGCGGCATACCGCTACAGGTCATCGAAGGGACTACAGGCTTTCTGGTCCACTCGGTTGAAGGCACGGCATACAGGATACGCCAGCTCCTGGAAGACCCTGAACGGGCGCGCAGGATGGGCGAGGCAGGGCGCGAACACATAAGAAGGAACTTCCTCATAACGCGGAACGTCAGGAACTACCTCGGCATCTGGACGGCCCTTGAAAGAAAGGAAGAGAAGGTCATATACGTCTGA